The Priestia megaterium NBRC 15308 = ATCC 14581 region TCAGCTTACGCATCTGCTATCGACCAAGCGATGCTTAAAAGATTCACCTTATCAAAAATTAATTGGAAAGAATACAGACGATAAATGCAGTACAATCAAGCTTCCTATTGTACCAATTGTTCAAAAAGATAATTATTGCGTGCCAGCTAGTATGAGTATGATGTTAAGGCTTTTACATACCGAAAAAACACAGGATGAGATTGGGACGCATATTTACGGAGGGTTAGGCTCCAAATTATCAACTGCGGTGAGCTACTTTGAATCTCTTGGCTTTGCAGCGATGTTTTTTACAGGCACAGGTGAACAGTTTAAAGAACTATTAGACAAAGGGCTGCCTATTTTGGTCAGTCTGGAATTTGAACAAGCTTCCCACGTTCAAGTTGTATTTGGCTATGATGATGAACTTGAACTTTTTCATGTACAAGATGCTAATTTTCTAAGTCCAACGTATGTAGAATATAAAAATTTTGATCAGCATTACGCTAATTCGGGTTTTTTATCAATTGTTGCTTCTAAAGCGGCAGCGGATCTCGCTTCACTTTCTAAAGAGCAAGATATGTTTATTCGTCAGCTGTATGACTTAATCGAACTAGTTGAAGCGGATGAAGAGGCACACATTAATGATCTCGTTTCTTTACTAAAAGCAAATGAGCATGTTCCATTTGCCGCTATTTACAGTATGAAGCATTTGTATAGAAAAGAGCATGAAGCCTATATTCGTACGTGCATTAACCATGTATTAGAGAAATATAGCAATCATGATTATCTTAAGCTTCACGCTGCATATGCCTTTTTTAAACTTGACGACAGTAAGGGAGCATCTTCTTTGTTACACCACATAGATAACAAAAAGCATAGCTCTTTTTATCACTATCTTAAAGGAAGAATTGCGCTGGATGAAGAGAAATATGATGAGGCTGTTGAAGCACTGCGCAGCTCGCTGCAATTAGACGTAGAGCAGCATTTGAACTGGAGCTATTTAGCACTTGCATATATGTACAAAGGAAACCTCGAAAAGGCTTTTGAATGCTCGACTATTTCCTTAAATATGTATGGCGATGAATCTTATACACAAATCAATCACGGACTTATTTTAATGGAGAAAGAAAGATACGCAGAAGCCAGAAATCTTTTCGACGCGTTATTAAAAGAAAACCCAAAAGATGCGCACAGCTGGTTTGAAAGAGCCCGTTGTGATGAACATTTAAAGAAGTTTCGTAAAGCTTACCGGGGATTTCAAGTAGCTAAACAGCTTTTGCCGACTGTTCCTTATCCATATCTTTCGATAGCTGATTTGCTACAATATCAACTAGAAAAAACAGACGAAGCTGAAAGCTATCTCAAAGAAGGCATGAAGCATCTCCCAAGCGACATGACAATTCGAGGAAGACTAGGCGATTTATACGTCGCGAATCAAAGGTACGAAGAAGCTATTGCTCTGTATAAAGAAGGCTTAAAAATAGAAGAAGATGCCCTTATGTATTTGGGCTTATCTTATGCGTATCTAGAAACAGGTGAACATTTAACGGCCGTTGATACGCTCACGCTTATTGCGCAGAAGTTTTCATCGAACAGCGACGTCCTGTTGGATGCAGGGAGTATGCTTTTAGATGCTGCAAAACAACAGGAGCTAGACAACCAAACGATAGAGTTTGGATTTGCTCTTTATGAAGAAGGAATTCATTTTGCTCAAACAGCGTTAGATGAAGTGTTAGAAGCATATACGAGTTATTTAGAAGACACGGCTTTACTGACTCGTGGAATTAAGTTTTTAACCGCAGAACATCAAGAGCACCCTAATGAGATTTTGTACATGTGCTATTTAGGCATATTATACGAACAAGCCAAGCAGCTAACAAAAAGTGAGAAACTTTATCAACAAGCGCTTCGTATCAAGCAAGATGCTTTACCATATTATCGGTTAGGTGAAATATATCAATCAATGAATCGCACTGCTGAAGCAAAAGAGGCCTTTCAAAAATGCTTAACTCTTGATAAAACATTTGAAGCCGCTTGTATGAAGCTTGCTGAAATGGCTTGTGAAGAACAAAATCGGACGGCTGAAAGGAATTGGCTGCTTCAATGGATACAGCTGAATCCTATGGAAGTAAACGTTGAGCACGCAGCTTCACTTTGTGAAACAGAGAAAGAGTATGAAGAGCTGTTAGAGGTATTAAAAAGCGTAGAGGAAAGCGTTTTGCCTCAGTGGCTTGCTGACAGCCAGGCTCATGTGTATCGCCTAAAAGGAGACATTTCACAGGCTGAAACGTATTTAGAGAAGGCGCTTGAACTAGATCCACAGAATCCTGCTATTCGCCATCATCAGGCGAAATGGCTCATCATGGAGCATAGATATGAAGAAGCTAGAAAAATTCTTACAGAGTTACTAAGTGAGGATCCGGAAGATTACGCTCTATTTCAAACGGTCATGTCCAGCTTTCCAAATGGAAAAAAACTGTCCGGGCTTACGGCAGATTTAAAAAAGATAAAAATGGAAAAACACAGCAAAAGCTTGTTATTTAAAAACGCAGCCGAGGCTTTAAATGAGTATGCCGATTCGATCGTAGAAGAGCAGCAAGGATCTATCTTCAAACGAAGCTTAGCAAAGTTCAAAGCAAAAGCAAAAACGGTTACGCTGCTTGGCTTAACGATTGAACTGTATGAACTGGCTATAAAAACGGATCCGAATAATAAAGAGGCTGTGCATGCATTTGCGGCTTTTTACGAAGAGAAAGGATTAATTGAAGATAGCATCACCGTGCTGAAAAAATCGCTGCATCAAAGCTGGGATTTTGATGTTGCCTATCATTTAGCCAATATACTCGTTAATATCCATGAAAATGAACAGGCTGCACATGAAGCGCTAAACTTAGTTCAAAAACTTCTTGAACAGCAGCCGTATCATATAGATTTGCAGATATACCGAGCATTTATTTTGAGTGGCCTTGAAGAGGTAGAAAAATCGGAGACAGCTTTTCAAGAATTACTTCAACAGGAGATTTATCAGCCTGACATATATGCAGGACTAGCAAAACTGTATAATAAAACAGAACGTTATCATGAAACTGTTCAACTTCTTCAAAAAGCGATTGAACAGCGTCAAGAGTATGAAGGGATGTATACTGATTTAGGTATCGCTTATCATTTAGAAGGTGAAACGGAAGCAGCAGCTTCGCTTATGATAACCAGAGTAGAAAGTGGAGACGAAGATCTTTTTATTCGCTATAACTTGGCATGCTATCTAGCTGTTCTTGGAAAAACTGCTTCCGCTCAGGAAGAATTGGATTATGTTTTAGCACACGATGAAACGGGAGAATTTTATGAACTGGCTATGGAAGACGATGAACTAAAAGGATTAACGGTAAGAAGGTAAAAAAAAAGAAGCTGGGTTTCAGCTTCTTTTTTTATACCTCTTTTGCACCTTGTCTTTTCAAAGAAATGGATTCGGAAATTTCCAGTGCAAGAATGATAATGGTGCCAAGAACTAATCCGTTGCTTAAAAAAGTAGTAACTAAAGGTGGCAGTGTTGAAAAAGCTTGAGAAGGCAAAAACATAACCCCTATCCCCGACAGCAACGCAATACCGGCTTTTTTCATTGCTTTTTCGGGCTGTTTGGCATGCTTGAATTCTCCAATTCCAAGAGCCATCATACCTGTAAAAACAGGAAAGATTGCCGCGTATCCGACGGCAGGAGGAAGAGCGGACATAATGGATGTTAAAGGAGTAAAGATACTCAGAAAAAGCAAAAGACACGATGCTACAATAAAAGGAACTCGGCTATAAAGATTTGTAGCTGAAATAAATCCACCGGAACCGGAAATAGGCACGGCACCGACACCTGAAAACAATCCTCCAAGCAGCTGACTTATACCCGAAACCATCCCCGAACGCTTAATATTGTCTTTTTCAATTTTTTCTCCTTTGTGTTTATAAACAGACTCAACAACACGAATAGAAGCTAGCATGTTTGTAATTAAAATGAGCGTCACAAAAAAAGCAGTGACAACCATATTCCATTCAACGCGAGGAGCTCCAAATACAAACACTTTAGGTATGTAAAATAACTGCGCCTGAAACTCGATAGGTTTAGCTAACCCTAGCATTGCAAATACTCCCCAGCCTACACCAATACTAATAATAATGCTGAGCTTATTTAACGTCCGGTGCGATAATAAATAAAAAGTCAGCAGCAAAATCGCAGCTGAAGCCAGCGCAATAGGAAGTTTAATAGCTGAATTCGTTTCTGTAATACCAAACATTCCTTTTAAAAAGGAACCGCTGAGCTGCGTCACTAATAAAATTAAATATGTACCGGTAACTGTCGGGGTAAAGTATTTTGCTAGTTTATCAATGAGACCAAGCAGGCTCATCAAAATAGCAATTATCCCGCTTATAAGGAGGGTGAACTGCAGCACGCGGAGCGTTTCAGAGTGAGAACCAAATAGAACGGTTCCAAGACTCGCATACAGAGAAAAGACGCCCCACCAAACACCAGCTGGCCCTTCCATGATGGGATATTTATGCCCTATAAATACCTGCAAGAGCCCGGATAAAGCTAAAATAAATAACGTTCGCTGTAAAAATTGAATAGAATCCGCTGCGTTTAAATGAAACTGAGAAGCAATTACAATAGGAACAATCATACTATTAGAAATCATAAATAAAAACCATTGTAGTGAAGCAATGGAAACTCGAAACATTCTTAACACCTCAATTAATGCCGACGAGCGGCTGAATGAACCAACAGGCTGCTCTATTATTTTACCATGGGATTTCCAATTTGTAAGCGATATCTTGTTAAAAGGAAGATGAGTAAAGTGTCAAAAAATTCAATATATTGTTGTAAAAAGAAGAAAGATAATTTATAATTTTCTTACAATTATAAATTATAAACATAAGAATAATTTATAATGAACTGACTAACAGTCAAGGAAGGAGGAGGAATAAGACAAATGAAACTATATCTGTCGGTTGATATGGAAGGAATTACGGGACTCGTCGATCACACAAATGTTCTGCGGCAGAAAAAAAATTATGAAAGAAGCCGCAAAATAATGACGGATGAAGCAAATGCAGTAATTTATGCAGGATTTAGAGAACAGTGCTCAGAAGTTGTGGTAAATGACAGTCATTCGAGTATGAATAATCTCCTTGTTGAACGGCTTCATCCAGAAACTCAGCTTATTTCAGGAAGCGTAAAACCATATTCAATGGTACAGGGATTAGATCAGACTTTTGATGGTGCTATGTTTCTAGGATATCATGCTAAAGCATCCATGCCTGGTGTCATGTCTCATTCGATGATATTTGGTGCTCGCAATATGTACATAGACGATACGAATATTGGAGAGTTAGGCTTCAATGCATATGTCGCAGGCTATTACGGCGTGCCAGTTTTAATGGTAGTCGGTGATGACCAAACGGCGTTGGAAGCACAGCAGCTTATTCCAAACGTGACGACTGCTATCGTCAAACAGGCCATTTCACGTTCTGCAGCCAAAACATTAACCCCTAAGAAAGCAGAACAATTACTTCAAGAAAAAACAGCCGCAGCTATTCAACATAGACACCTTGTTAAACCTTTACTTCCACCTAAACATCCAACCTTACGAATAGAGTTTGCAAATTACGGTCAAGCAGAGTGGGCGCACTTAATGCCGGGCACAGAAATTGAGCCTGGAACGACGACTGTTCGGTTTCAAGCAAAAGATATTTTAGAAGCTTATCAGGCCATGCTTGTTATGACTGAATTAGCGACGCGCACAACATTCTGTTAGAAGGTGGGATAAAGGTGAAAAGTTATATTTTGAAACGATTTTTATCCATGCTTGTTACGCTATGGGTAATTGTGACCTTAACCTTCTTTTTAATGCATTCGATTCCTGGATCTCCATTTAATGAAGAACGAGCGACAAGCGATGCAGTTCAAAAAAACCTGGAATCATTTTATCACTTAGATGAGCCGCTAGCTGTGCAATATATTCTTTATTTAAAGTCCATTGTTACCTTTGACTTTGGTCCTTCCATTAAACAGCCGTCTCAAACGGTTAACGACCTTTTAGGAAGAGGGTTTCCCGTTTCATTTGAACTTGGAATGGTGACGTTAATTCTTGCGGTGACTTCCGGTATTACACTAGGCATTATCGCTGCTCTTAGAAGGAATGGAATAATTGATTACATGGCGATGAGCATAGCAGTTATCGGATTGTCGGTTCCAAATTTTGTTATGGCCACGTTGTTAATTCAACAGCTTTCTGTTAATTTGAAAATTTTACCTGCCGCTACGTGGACGAGCCCTTTACATATGATTCTTCCGACTCTAGCTCTTGCCACAGGTCCTATGGCTATTATTGCACGTTTGACTCGCTCAAGCATGATAGAAGTACTAACTCAAGATTATATTCGAACAGCGCGTGCAAAAGGGCTTTCACCAGTAAAAATTGTATTTAAGCATGCGCTTAGAAATGCTTTAATGCCCGTTATAACAGTTCTTGGAACGATTGCAGCCAGCGTATTAACCGGCACATTTGTTATTGAACAAATCTTTGCTATTCCTGGCATGGGAAAATATTTTGTGGACAGTATTAATACGAGAGACTACCCGGTAATTATGGGCACGACGGTCTTTTACAGTTCGATTCTCATCATTATGCTTTTTTTAGTAGACATTGCTTACGGAATACTTGATCCACGAATCAAACTGTATAAGAAGGAGGGATAACGTGCTGGAAAAACAGGAGTATAAGCAAATTCCTGATGAGTGGTTTGTGCCAAAGAAAAAGAAGAAATCTGAAGCTGAAGCAGTTGTAAGGCCGAGTCTTTCTTATTGGCATGATGCTTGGCGCAGGCTTGTAAAAAATAAGTTGGCCATGCTGGGTCTCTTTTTTTTAGTCATTCTCGTTGTGATGGCTATATTCGGTCCTATGTTTTCACCCTACAGTGTAACGAAAGCTTCTTTTACAGAGCAAAATCTTCCTCCTTCAGCTAGTCATTGGTTTGGAACGGATGACTTAGGCAGAGATATGTACACCCGGACATGGTACGGGGCTAGAATCTCTTTATTTGTAGGACTGATGGCAGCGCTTATTGATTTTATCATCGGTGTCATTTACGGGGGATTCTCAGGCTACAAAGGCGGAAAAACAGATAATGTCATGATGCGCGTAATTGAAATTTTATATGGTCTTCCTTATTTATTAGTGGTGATTTTACTAATGGTAGTCATGGGCCCCGGGCTTTCTACGATTATTGTGGCACTTTCCGTTACAGGTTGGATCGGGATGGCGAGAATTGTACGGGGGCAAGTATTGCAAATAAAAAACTATGAATACGTGCTTGCATCCAAAACGTTTGGAACAAAAACTAGTCGTATCATTAAGCGAAACCTGCTTCCAAATACGATGGGACCGATTATCGTTCAAATGACACTAACCGTACCAACTGCCATTTTTGCTGAAGCTTTTTTAAGCTTTTTAGGGCTGGGTGTACAGGCTCCTTATGCCAGCTGGGGAGTAATGGCAAACGATGGTTTATCAACGATTCTATCAGGCTATTGGTGGCGTTTGTTTTTTCCCGCTTTTTTTATTTCTCTTACCATGTTTGCTTTTAATGTCCTTGGAGACGGACTGCAAGATGCACTTGATCCGAAATTAAGGAGGTAAGCAAATGGAAAAAATGCTCCAAATCAAAAACTTACACGTACAGTTTTCAACTTACGGAGGGCGAGTTCAAGCTGTAAGAGGCGTTAGTTTTGATTTACATAAAGGAGAAACACTAGCGATTGTCGGAGAGTCAGGGTGCGGAAAAAGCGTAACATCTCAAAGTATTATGAGGTTAATTCCGACACCTCCGGGCAGGATCACAAGCGGATCTATTTTATTTAAAGGCCAGGATTTAACGAAACTATCAGAAAAAAAAATGCGAGACATTCGAGGCGCTGATATTTCGATGATTTTTCAGGATCCCATGACTGCGCTTAATCCAACTCTTCGCGTAGGTGAGCAAATTGCAGAAAATATTATGCAACATGAAAACATTTCAAAAGAAAAAGCCAAAGAAAAAGCATTTGAAACGCTGGAGCTAGTCGGAATTCCAAATCCTAAAGAACGCCTAAAGCAATATCCTCATGAATTTAGCGGGGGAATGAGACAGCGTATTGTCATTGCAATGGCTCTTGTATGCAATCCCGAAGTGCTAATTGCTGATGAACCTACCACAGCTCTTGACGTCACGATACAAGCGCAGATTTTAGAATTGTTTAAGGACATTCAGCAGAAAACGGATGTCTCTATTGTTTTAATTACCCATGATTTAGGTGTAGTTGCTCAGGTAGCTGACCGTGTTGCCGTAATGTATGCAGGAAAGATTGTAGAGATTGGAACAAGAAGAGACATCTTTTATACGCCGCAGCATCCGTATACAAAAGGATTGCTGCGTTCAGTTCCTCGGTTAGATTTATACGAAAGTGAACTTGTGCCTATTGCAGGATCACCTCCCGATTTATTTGCACCTCCATCCGGATGTTCGTTCGCACCTCGCTGTCCTTACGTAATGGAAGTATGTGACCGCATGTATCCTGCGTCGACAAAGCTGAAAGAAAGTCACCAAGTGCACTGCTGGCTTCAAGATGAGAGAGCTCAAAAATTTGTAACAACTATAAGCTAGATTTATAGATGAATAGAGAACTTATGAAAGAGGGGGAAATGATGAAAAAAATAGGGTCTTTACTAATGATGTGTGTACTTATATTTGCACTTGCTGCCTGTACGGCCACAAAAGATTCAGGCGCGGAGCCAGAAAAGAAAAGCAGTACAGCAAAAGAAGACGGTAAGGTCCTTTATATGAATAATGGCGCAGAACCTACGTCTTTTGATCCACCTATTGGATTTGATTCATATTCATGGAATATGCTTAATAACTTAATGGAAGGGCTGACTCGTTTAGGAAAAAGCGATGAGCCTGAAGGAGCAATGGCCGAGAAATGGGATATCTCTGAGGACAAAAAGGTCTATACGTTTCATTTACGAAAAGATGCTAAATGGTCAAATGGAGATGACGTGAAAGCAAGTGATTTCGTATTTGCTTGGAAGAGGCTGTTAGATCCTAAGACGGGTTCACCAGCGGCATTTTTAGGTTATTTCATCCAAGGTGGAGAAGAATTTAATACGGGTAAAGGTAGTGCCGATCAAGTAGGGGTAAAAGCGCTAGATGACAAAACCTTTGAAGTTACGCTTAAAAGCCCTCAAGCCTATTTCTTAAGCGTAGTTTCCAATCCAGCGTTCTTCCCAATTAATGAAAAAGTAGCAACAAAAAATCCGAAATGGTTTGCAGAAGCAGATTCGTTTGTTGCGAATGGTCCCTTCAAATTAACTCAATGGAAGCATAACAGTAATCTAGTCATGGAAAGAAACGATCAATATTGGGATGCTGAAAATGTAAAGCTCGACAAGGTAAAATGGGCAATTGTTGAAAATACAAACACAGAATATCAAATGTATCAAAATGGAGAACTAGATGTTTCTGAAATTCCATCGGATTTAAGTGAAAAGCTGCTGAAAGATGGAGATGTTCATATCGAAGACCAAGCGGGAACTTACTTCTATCGCTTTAATTTAGATAAAGAGCCCTTTCAAAACAAAAATATCCGTAAAGCATTTGCAATGGCTGTAGATCAAGATCAAATTGTTAATTTTGTTACAAAGAATAAAGAAAAACCAGCTCGTGGGTTCGTATCTTACGGATTTAAAGATGCAGATGGAAAGGATTTCCGTAAAACGGGCGGCGATTTATTAAAAACAGATGGCAAAGAAGCAAAAGCACTTCTGAAAAAAGGAATGAAAGAAGAAGGATATAAAAAGCTGCCAGCTATTACGCTAACATACAGTACAGACGATACGCATAAAAAAATAGCAGAAGCACTGCAGCAAATGTTCAAAGAAAATCTAGGCGTAGATGTGAAGCTTGCCAATATGGAATGGAATGTTTTCCAAGAAGAACAAAAAGCGTTAAAGTTTCAGCTGTCAAGAAGTTCATTTTTAGCTGATTATGCAGATCCAATTAACTTTTTAGAGAGCTTCCAGACGGGTCATTCAATGAACCGTACAGCTTGGAGCAATAAAGAATATGATGAGTTAATTAAACAAGCTATGAACGAAACTGATAATAAAAAACGTTTTGAGCTTATGTATAAAGCAGAAGGTATTTTATTTGATGAGATGCCGATCATTCCTATCCATTTCTACAACTATGTGTTTTTAATCAAAGATAACGTATCTGGAATTGTTCGTCATCCTGTTGGCTATTTAGATTTGAAGTGGGCAGATAAACAGTAAAGTGGAACTTTTCGTCAGAGGGGATTTCAATTCCCTTCTGACCCAAGTTTCACTTTCTTCATTTCTTTACACAAAAGGAGTGTGACAGATGATAAAACCAAAACCATTACAAAAAGGTGATACAGTAGCTGTTATTGCGCCTGCTAGTCCGCCTAATCAGCACAATCTAAAAAAAGGAATAGAATATTTAAAGGGAATAGGATTAAACGTAGTAACAGGCGCACATTTATATAAAAAAAACGGGTACTTGGCAGGGACTGATGAACAGAGAGCAGCCGATATACATGCGATGTTTGCCAATAAGGAAGTAAAGGCAATTATTTGTGCATGCGGAGGGTATGGGACTGCTAGGCTTGCCTCGCAATTAAACTACGATTTAATCAAGCGAAACCCAAAGATTTTTTGGGGATATAGTGATATTACGTTTTTACATACGGCTATTCATCAGCGCACAGGTTTGGTTACCTTTCACGGGCCAATGCTTTCGTCGGATATCGGAAAAGAAGATGTTCATATAGAGACGAAGCAAGCTTTTTATCAATTATTTTCTCACCGTTCTTTTTGCTATACGGATCAAATTAGTTCGCTCGACACTATTTGTGAAGGAGAAGCAACTGGTCAGCTGATAGGAGGAAATCTTACTTTGCTGGTAAGCACGCTTGGTACACCATTTGAACTAGATACGAAAAATAAAATTTTATTTATTGAAGATATTGATGAAGAGCCGTATGAAATTGACCGCATGATGACACAGCTGTATATGGCCAATAAACTACAGGATGCAGCGGGAATTATTATCGGAGATTTTCATAACTGCTATCCTAAAAAACGTACAGAGTCGCTTTCATTGGAAGAGGCATTAACAAGTTACCTAACTTCTTTAAAAAAGCCTGTTATGAGAGGGTTTTGCATCGGACATTGCTCTCCTCAAACACCTGTGGCGATTGGAAGTTATGCCACGATGTCGACGTATGAACGAATGGTGGAATTTGAATCCGGTATTACATTACCAAAAGATAAAGTCGAACGCTGAAGGTTAAACCTGCGGGGAGGAGAAATAAGTGATAGATAAAAAAACGTATTACGTTTGTGTGGCTGTGGCGACTGTGTGGACTTCCTATGACTCTTGCAGAGAAATAGATGACAATGCAACAAGTGTCCCAGTAAAACTAGATAAATGGCTAGAACAATTAACGTATACACGTCGGTTGGAGCTTTGTGAGAAAAATTTAGTTCAAACGCAGCTGTTACTAGGAGAAGAAGTATACGTAACGGAACGGAAAGGTAAATGGGCAAAAATCGTTATTCCTTCTCAGTTTTCTTCTAAAGATGAAAGAGGATATCCCGGGTGGGTTCCTTCCCACCAACTGATTTCCCAAGCTGAATATTCTCCATTGAATAAACCAACGGCAGTGGTAACAGCAGCGATTGCGACACTGCAGCTAGCGGAAGAAGCCTTACAAATTAGTTATCAAACGCAGCTGCCTCTTTTAAAAGAAGATAAAGAATGGCTAGAGGTTCAAACGCCGGTTGGCAGTGGGAAAATAAAACGTCAAGATGCTGTTGTAATAGAGGATAGAAACCGTAAAGCAACAAAAGGAACTGGAGATGTGATTATTGCAGCAGGAGA contains the following coding sequences:
- a CDS encoding S66 peptidase family protein, with product MIKPKPLQKGDTVAVIAPASPPNQHNLKKGIEYLKGIGLNVVTGAHLYKKNGYLAGTDEQRAADIHAMFANKEVKAIICACGGYGTARLASQLNYDLIKRNPKIFWGYSDITFLHTAIHQRTGLVTFHGPMLSSDIGKEDVHIETKQAFYQLFSHRSFCYTDQISSLDTICEGEATGQLIGGNLTLLVSTLGTPFELDTKNKILFIEDIDEEPYEIDRMMTQLYMANKLQDAAGIIIGDFHNCYPKKRTESLSLEEALTSYLTSLKKPVMRGFCIGHCSPQTPVAIGSYATMSTYERMVEFESGITLPKDKVER
- a CDS encoding C40 family peptidase, with the translated sequence MDKKTYYVCVAVATVWTSYDSCREIDDNATSVPVKLDKWLEQLTYTRRLELCEKNLVQTQLLLGEEVYVTERKGKWAKIVIPSQFSSKDERGYPGWVPSHQLISQAEYSPLNKPTAVVTAAIATLQLAEEALQISYQTQLPLLKEDKEWLEVQTPVGSGKIKRQDAVVIEDRNRKATKGTGDVIIAAGEQFLNLPYLWGGMSAWGYDCSGFAYATHKANGYLIPRDATDQARRGKEVGLDSIQPGDLLFFAHEKGEGSIHHVGIYYGKGKMLHSPKTGKTVELIELKGTLYEEELCAARRYY